One genomic segment of Brassica napus cultivar Da-Ae chromosome A3, Da-Ae, whole genome shotgun sequence includes these proteins:
- the LOC125607163 gene encoding uncharacterized protein LOC125607163 codes for MRNFDYGSDEAVQESKKGGERDASVSLSSPERSRIRKSVEGISMLASTEVSKASKTRRGTSYGSPASSPEKTTRRGTSYGSPSPVKATRRGSTLSPRVSKKQKVNVAPSGDDREEWPETEMLASTVAKKTRRGTSYGGSPVSPRQSKKQKVNSERSLGDDGDDREEFLQIEEFGDIGDDGREDEDGIAGIEEVGCTDLSLYFGDKAKNDDCEVDEDEGDDDAWDDDKIPDPVSSDDENEEEMRPAQAYREDTDPEELLQLGKTFSDAEDFKHACLRYTLKTRYNIKYYRSSSLKMGAKCAAEMRDDEAPCPWMVYCSYDRRKQKLMVKTYVNDHKCERTGYSKILKRSAIASLFAERLRLNPKLTAKEIQAEILREYKMEVLENSCIKAKTKVMKERRKTHEEHFDKIWDYQAEILRSNPGSTMEIETIPGATVGSKQRFYRLYMCFQAQKEAWKKTCRPVIGLDGAFLKWDIKGQLLAAVGRDGDNRIVPIAWAVVEIENDTNWDWFVKRLALDLGLENGNGFVIMSDKQKGLVKAVHTLLPEAEHRQCCRHIYENWRKGGKDLRLQRFFWFIARSYTPGMFNYNMDELKNYDPGAHASLIKTKPETWSRAFFKIGSYCNDNLNNLCESFNKTIREPRKKPLLDMLEEIRRQCMTRNYNRSKMAKDRKTRFTPKTHKELDRVEKKSKECSLRWAIGPETEVEDRDQSYVVNLENETCACRSWQMNGIPCIHAAKVILGVGRKVSEFVAPFYTTSKWRETYSFGIRPVNGMIEWPRTNRLGVIPPPNRNGKPGRPKNHDRKKGTNETVSTTKLSRANRVMTCSNCKEEGHYKNTCRKAFVESPPKKPRGRPRKYQVRVLVSISLFFSSR; via the exons ATGAGGAATTTCGATTACGGGAGTGACGAAGCGGTTCAAGAGTCGAAGAAGGGTGGAGAACGCGATGCTTCTGTGAGTTTGTCATCGCCGGAGAGATCGAGGATTCGTAAAAGCGTTGAAGGGATATCGATGTTGGCATCTACAGAGGTGTCGAAGGCGTCGAAAACAAGGCGGGGAACTTCATATGGGTCGCCTGCGTCATCTCCGGAGAAGACCACGAGGAGGGGAACTTCATATGGGTCGCCATCTCCGGTGAAGGCCACGAGGCGTGGTTCAACTCTGTCTCCTAGAGTTtcgaagaagcagaaggtaaatGTGGCTCCTTCTGGTGATGACAGAGAAGAATGGCCAGAGACTGAGATGTTGGCATCAACAGTTGCGAAGAAGACAAGGCGGGGAACTTCATATGGCGGGTCGCCTGTGTCTCCTAGACAAtcgaagaagcagaaggtaaacTCGGAGAGGAGTCTaggtgatgatggtgatgacagagaagaatttctccagaTTGAGGAATTTGGGGATATAGGTGATGATGGTAGGGAAGATGAGGACGGTATTGCTGGCATTGAGGAAGTTGGTTGTACAGATTTGAGTCTTTATTTTGGTGATAAAGCAAAAAATGATGACTGTGAGGTTGATGAAGACGAAGGCGATGATGATGCATGGGATGATGATAAAATCCCTGATCCTGTGTCATCAGATGATGAGAATGAAGAGGAGATGAGACCTGCGCAAGCTTACAGAGAAGACACTGATCCAGAGGAGCTCCTTCAGCTAGGCAAGACATTTTCAGATGCTGAGGACTTCAAACATGCTTGTCTGAGGTATACCCTGAAAACCAGATACAACATCAAGTACTACAGATCCAGTAGCTTGAAGATGGGTGCAAAATGTGCCGCTgagatgagagatgatgaggctCCTTGTCCCTGGATGGTCTACTGTTCGTATGATAGGAGGAAACAGAAGTTGATGGTAAAGACATACGTCAATGACCATAAGTGTGAGAGGACAGGGTATTCCAAGATACTTAAGAGGTCAGCAATTGCAAGTCTATTTGCTGAGAGGTTAAGGCTGAATCCTAAGCTCACGGCAAAGGAGATACAGGCTGAGATATTGAGGGAGTATAAGATGGAAGTTTTAGAAAACTCATGCATTAAGGCCAAGACGAAGGTGATGAAAGAAAGGAGGAAGACCCATGAAGAGCATTTTGATAAAATCTGGGATTACCAAGCAGAGATATTGAGGAGCAATCCTGGATCAACCATGGAAATTGAGACCATACCAGGAGCCACGGTTGGAAGCAAGCAGCGGTTCTATAGACTCTACATGTGTTTCCAAGCACAAAAGGAAGCATGGAAGAAGACTTGTAGGCCTGTTATTGGCTTAGATGGAGCCTTTTTGAAATGGGACATCAAGGGACAGTTGTTGGCTGCGGTTGGAAGAGATGGAGACAATAGGATTGTCCCTATTGCTTGGGCTGTAGTGGAGATAGAGAATGATACAAACTGGGATTGGTTTGTGAAGCGTTTGGCCTTGGATTTGGGATTGGAAAATGGGAACGGCTTTGTTATAATGTCTGACAAACAAAAG GGATTAGTGAAGGCAGTTCATACCCTCCTTCCAGAAGCTGAGCATAGACAGTGTTGTCGCCATATCTACGAGAACTGGAGGAAAGGTGGAAAAGATCTAAGGTTACAGAGGTTCTTCTGGTTCATTGCAAGGAGCTACACTCCTGGTATGTTCAACTACAACATGGACGAGCTTAAGAACTATGATCCTGGCGCACATGCATCTCTGATAAAGACAAAGCCAGAGACTTGGTCTAGAGCTTTCTTCAAGATAGGCTCCTACTGCAATGATAATCTGAACAACTTGTGTGAGTCCTTCAACAAGACCATCAGGGAGCCTAGGAAGAAACCTCTGCTAGACATGTTAGAGGAGATTAGGCGCCAATGTATGACTAGGAACTACAATAGGTCTAAGATGGCTAAGGACAGGAAGACTAGGTTCACCCCGAAGACACATAAAGAGTTAGACAGGGTTGAGAAGAAGTCAAAAGAATGTAGTCTGCGTTGGGCAATTGGGCCAGAGACTGAGGTGGAAGATAGAGACCAGTCTTATGTGGTGAATTTGGAGAATGAGACTTGTGCATGTCGAAGCTGGCAAATGAATGGTATTCCATGCATCCATGCTGCTAAGGTCATCCTTGGCGTGGGAAGAAAAGTCTCTGAATTTGTTGCTCCTTTCTACACAACCTCTAAGTGGCGTGAAACCTACAGTTTTGGGATCAGACCTGTAAATGGGATGATAGAGTGGCCTCGGACCAATAGATTAGGTGTGATTCCACCACCTAATCGAAATGGCAAGCCTGGTAGGCCTAAAAACCATGATCGAAAGAAGGGAACCAATGAGACAGTGTCTACTACCAAGCTGAGTCGTGCGAACAGGGTAATGACATGCTCTAATTGCAAAGAAGAAGGGCACTACAAGAATACATGTCGGAAGGCTTTTGTTGAGAGTCCACCTAAGAAACCAAGAGGCAGACCAAGGAAATATCAGGTTAGGGTCTTAGTTTCTATCTCATTGTTTTTTAGCTCTCGGTAA
- the LOC125606973 gene encoding 5'-adenylylsulfate reductase-like 5, with product MDLHLPILLLCVIAASCFPSGLASSPVDSSVCNHEFELFRFDLASKCPPSLRPSPPIEVDGDSLDRLMALNHDDGNAYVSVLFYASWCPFSRAVRTKFDMLSLMFPQIQHLAVEHSQALPSVFSRYGIHSLPSILMVNQTLKARYHGRKDLTSLIEFYDESTGLKPVQYVAEGEPATTLDATDGSLITWLRNGTSISEIFKRDPFLVLSLLFICIQVAILVFPIAESRMKALWASYAPNLNLERFGEVSQVFSRALHMVDVRRLWLKLRLVKTRSFHERAKNAQAWASSLASVSLGQTSSDQS from the exons ATGGATCTCCACCTTCCGATTCTCCTCCTCTGTGTAATAGCTGCGTCGTGCTTCCCTTCTGGGCTCGCTTCATCTCCGGTTGACTCCTCCGTCTGCAATCACGAATTCGAGCTGTTCCGGTTCGATCTAGCCTCGAAATGCCCTCCTTCTCTCCGTCCAAGTCCTCCTATCGAG GTGGATGGAGACTCGCTGGATAGGTTAATGGCTTTGAACCATGATGATGGAAATGCTTATGTCTCTGTACTCTTTTATGCTTCTTGGTGCCCGTTCTCACGTGCTGTGCGAACTAAGTTTGATATGTTGAGTTTGATGTTCCCTCAGATACAGCATTTAGCTGTTGAGCATTCTCAAGCACTACCATC TGTCTTTTCAAGGTATGGTATCCATAGCTTACCTTCAATCCTGATGGTAAACCAAACTTTAAAGGCGCGATACCATGGTCGTAAGGATCTTACATCCCTGATTGAGTTTTATGATGAATCAACAG GTCTCAAACCTGTCCAGTATGTGGCTGAAGGGGAACCAGCAACCACCTTAGACGCTACCGACGGTAGCCTGATCACATGGCTACGCAATGGGACATCTATTAGTGAAATATTCAAACGAGATCCGTTCTTGGTACTGTCTCTGCTGTTTATCTGTATACAAGTGGCAATCCTCGTCTTCCCCATAGCAGAATCACGCATGAAAGCGTTGTGGGCCTCTTATGCTCCCAATCTGAACCTGGAAAGATTTGGAGAGGTAAGCCAAGTGTTCAGCCGTGCTCTTCACATGGTCGATGTGCGGAGACTATGGTTGAAACTAAGACTCGTCAAAACAAGGAGCTTTCATGAAAGGGCGAAGAACGCTCAAGCCTGGGCTTCATCTCTCGCGTCCGTCTCTCTAGGCCAAACTTCATCAGACCAATCCTGA
- the LOC106447618 gene encoding receptor-like protein 46 — protein sequence MQKPCLLSCFLFLFFFLVPQLSFSCPPDQRQSLLEFKNLLTQTIKNHSTAAITLEGLKTWRPNSDCCKWQVVRCNTRSLQVIELNLNSLVLSGSVSSSLLRPILRISSLATLDVSSNYIQGEIPGDGFVNLTRLVSLDMSHNSFNGSIPPQLFFLKTLERLDLSTNAIGGTLSGEIKELKNLHELILAENIIEGEIPPEIGSLTELRKLSLKNNKFSGPIPLSLSKLTKLEAIDLQNNSISFEIPDGIGSLLNLSTLSLSRNNLSGGIPSSVQKLTNLKTLELENNHGLSGEIPTWLFSLEKLKILQLGGNKLQWNKNGSVFALSKLTHLSLRSCGLEGTIPDWLKNQTSLLFLDLSMNRLEGSFPKWLADLKIGTIIMSDNRLSGSLPPSLFQTFNLSVLSLSRNNFSGQIPDTIGGLSAVMVLMLSENNFSGPVPKTITNAYRLLLLDLSKNKLSGEFPRFSPSSLLAVLDISSNEFSGDVPASFGLFTIMLSMSQNNFTGEFPQDFKNLPFLIHLDLHDNRISGSIPSGLSPSLEVLSLRNNSIKGSIPEDISNLTSLKVLDLSDNELDGSLPSSLGNLTGMMVSPTSNSSAFSFMLNFGIEIHDLAVNWKNSKQGLANRNLYLYTLLDLSKNKLRGELPASLGNLRSLKLLNLSYNDISGLIPRSFGGLEKIEVLDLSHNNLSGEIPKTLSNLSELNTLGLSNNKLTGPIPESSQLNRLNDPNIYANNSKLCGMQIQVPCYNATQREPPEEEEEEEALVSWKGAVIGCPCGFLMAVVIMYVVGYFSRPPPPRRSLKNREGFKKMKASSP from the exons atgcagaAGCCATGTCTTCTCTCctgcttcctcttcctcttcttcttcttggttccACAACTATCTTTCTCTTGCCCACCAGACCAAAGACAATCCCTTCTCGAGTTCAAGAACTTGCTTACTCAGACCATCAAGAACCACTCCACAGCAGCAATTACCTTGGAAGGTTTAAAAACCTGGAGACCAAACTCAGATTGCTGCAAATGGCAAGTTGTGAGATGCAACACTCGTTCACTACAAGTGATTGAGCTCAATCTGAACTCTCTTGTTCTCTCTGGCTCAGTGAGCTCAAGCCTTCTGAGACCGATTCTGCGTATAAGCTCTCTTGCAACGCTAGATGTCTCTTCTAATTACATACAAGGAGAGATTCCTGGAGATGGTTTTGTCAACTTGACCAGGTTAGTCTCTCTTGACATGAGCCATAACAGCTTTAACGGCTCTATCCCTCCTCAGTTGTTCTTCTTGAAGACTCTTGAGCGCCTTGACTTGAGCACGAATGCTATTGGTGGTACGTTGAGTGGTGAAATCAAAGAGCTCAAGAATCTGCATGAGCTTATTTTAGCTGAGAATATCATTGAAGGAGAGATTCCTCCAGAGATAG GGAGCCTTACTGAACTGAGGAAACTATCATTGAAGAACAACAAGTTCTCTGGTCCTATACCTTTGTCCTTGTCAAAGTTAACTAAGCTTGAAGCCATTGATCTTCAGAACAACTCCATCTCCTTTGAGATTCCAGACGGTATAGGGAGCTTGCTCAATCTCTCAACTCTGTCCCTGAGCAGGAACAACTTGTCTGGTGGCATTCCATCGTCTGTTCAAAAGCTGACTAATCTCAAAACTCTTGAGCTTGAGAATAACCATGGCTTGTCAGGGGAGATACCCACATGGCTGTTTAGTCTTGAGAAGCTGAAGATACTGCAGCTCGGAGGAAACAAACTCCAGTGGAACAAGAATGGCTCTGTCTTTGCACTCTCTAAGTTGACACATCTGTCACTTAGATCTTGTGGCTTAGAAGGGACTATTCCTGATTGGCTCAAGAACCAAACATCTCTTCTGTTCCTGGACCTGAGCATGAACAGACTTGAAGGAAGTTTCCCAAAGTGGTTGGCTGATCTGAAAATAGGAACCATAATCATGTCAGACAACAGACTCTCAGGCTCACTGCCACCTAGTTTGTTTCAGACTTTCAACCTATCAGTTCTTTCCCTATCAAGAAACAACTTCTCTGGTCAGATTCCTGATACTATAGGCGGTTTAAGCGCGGTAATGGTACTGATGCTGTCTGAAAACAACTTCTCAGGACCAGTACCAAAGACTATTACAAATGCCTACAGGCTGCTGCTACTGGACTTGTCTAAGAACAAGCTATCAGGTGAGTTCCCAAGGTTCAGCCCCAGTTCATTGCTCGCGGTTCTCGACATATCTTCAAACGAGTTCTCAGGTGATGTTCCAGCTTCCTTTGGGCTTTTCACCATAATGCTCTCCATGAGTCAGAACAACTTCACCGGAGAGTTCCCTCAGGACTTCAAAAATCTCCCATTCTTGATCCATCTTGACCTTCATGACAACAGAATCTCCGGCAGCATTCCATCAGGGCTATCTCCATCTCTAGAGGTGCTTAGCCTGAGAAACAACTCCATCAAAGGCTCAATACCAGAAGACATATCAAACCTCACAAGCCTCAAGGTCTTGGATCTCTCAGACAACGAGCTTGATGGGTCTCTTCCTTCATCTCTTGGGAACCTCACAGGGATGATGGTATCTCCCACAAGCAACTCTTCCGCTTTTAGTTTTATGCTCAACTTCGGTATTGAGATACATGACTTGGCAGTGAACTGGAAGAACTCAAAGCAAGGTCTTGCCAACAGAAACCTCTACCTCTACACACTCTTGGACCTCTCCAAGAACAAGCTACGAGGAGAGCTCCCAGCTTCCTTAGGCAATCTCAGAAGCTTAAAGCTTTTGAACCTCTCTTACAACGACATCTCTGGATTGATCCCACGGAGCTTTGGAGGTCTTGAGAAGATAGAGGTCTTAGACCTTTCACACAACAACCTCTCTGGAGAGATCCCCAAAACTTTATCCAACCTCAGTGAGCTGAACACTTTGGGCTTGAGTAACAACAAGCTTACAGGTCCTATTCCTGAGAGTTCTCAGCTAAACAGGTTAAATGATCCAAACATTTACGCGAACAACAGCAAACTATGTGGAATGCAGATCCAAGTACCATGTTATAATGCAACACAGAGAGAACCaccagaggaagaagaggaagaggaagcatTGGTTTCATGGAAAGGTGCAGTCATTGGTTGTCCATGTGGGTTTCTTATGGCGGTTGTGATAATGTATGTGGTTGGCTATTTCAGCAGACCACCACCTCCACGGAGATCTCTCAAGAACAGAGAAGGGTTTAAGAAAATGAAAGCTTCGTCTCCTTGA
- the LOC106438971 gene encoding T-complex protein 1 subunit theta-like, translating into MTMSMQPYGIQSMLKEGYRHLSGLDEAVIKNIEACKELSTITRTSLGPNGMNKMVINHLDKLFVTNDAATIVNELEIQHPAAKILVLAAKAQQEEIGDGANLTISFAGELLQNAEELIRMGLHPSEIICGYNKAIIKVVEVLEQLVESGSETMDVRSKDEVVSRMRAAVASKQFGQEEIICSLVADACIQVCPKNPTNFNVDNVRVAKLLGGGLHNSCIVRGMVLKSDAVGSIKRMEKAKVAVFAGGVDTTATETKGTVLIHSAEQLENYAKTEEAKVEELIKAVAESGAKVIVSGGSVGEMALHFCERYKIMVLKISSKFELRRFCRTAGAVAHLKLSRPSPDDLGYVDSISVEEIGGVTVTIARNEQGGNSISTVVLRGSTDSILDDLERAVDDGVNTYKAMCRDSRIVPGAAATEIELAQRLKEYANAETGLDKYAISKYAESFEFVPKTLADNAGLNAMEIIASLYTGHGSGNTKLGIDLEEGACKDVSETKVWDLFATKLFALKYASDAACTVLRVDQIIMAKQAGGPRRDAAAAAGAGAEED; encoded by the exons ATGACAATGTCGATGCAGCCGTACGGAATCCAATCGATGCTCAAGGAAGGCTACAGGCATCTCTCGGGCCTAGACGAAGCCGTCATCAAGAACATCGAAGCTTGCAAGGAGCTCTCCACCATCACCCGCACTTCCCTCGGCCCCAACG GGATGAACAAAATGGTTATTAACCATTTGGATAAGCTCTTTGTTACCAACGACGCTGCGACGATTGTGAATGAGCTTGAGATTCAGCATCCTGCTGCGAAGATTCTTGTGCTAGCTGCTAAGGCGCAGCAAGAGGAGATTGGAGATGGAGCTAATCTGACGATCTCCTTTGCTGGTGAGCTTTTGCAGAATGCTGAGGAGCTTATTAGGATGGGGTTGCATCCGAGTGAGATCATTTGTGGATATAACAAAGCAATTATTAAG GTTGTTGAAGTTCTTGAACAACTGGTTGAGAGTGGTTCTGAGACTATGGATGTGCGTAGCAAAGATGAAGTCGTTTCGAGGATGAGAGCTGCTGTTGCGAGCAAGCAGTTTGGTCAAGAAGAGATTATTTGTTCTTTAGTTGCTGAT gCATGTATTCAAGTCTGTCCAAAGAATCCAACCAATTTCAATGTCGATAATGTTCGTGTTGCCAAGCTTCTTGGAGGAGGATTGCACAACTCTTGCATAGTACGTGGCATGGTCTTGAAAAGTGATGCTGTTGGGAGCATAAAGCGAATGGAGAAAGCTAAG GTTGCTGTGTTTGCTGGGGGAGTTGATACCACTGCTACAGAGACAAAAGGAACTGTCTTGATCCATAGTGCTGAGCAG ctgGAGAACTATGCAAAGACAGAGGAAGCTAAAGTTGAGGAGCTGATTAAAGCTGTTGCTGAATCAGGAGCTAAAGTTATTGTCAGTGGGGGATCAGTTGGCGAAATGGCATTGCATTTCTGCGAGCGCTACAA GATAATGGTCTTGAAAATTAGCTCAAAGTTTGAACTGAGGCGTTTCTGCCGGACAGCTGGAGCTGTCGCTCAT TTGAAACTAAGCCGGCCAAGTCCTGATGATCTTGGCTACGTTGATTCCATATCAGTTGAGGAAATTGGTGGTGTGACT GTTACTATAGCAAGAAACGAGCAAGGTGGTAACTCAATCTCTACGGTGGTTTTGCGTGGAAGCACAGACAGCATTTTGGACGACCTTGAAAGAGCCGTTGACGATGGAGTTAACACATACAAG GCCATGTGCAGAGACAGCCGTATCGTTCCTGGGGCTGCAGCTACTGAAATAGAACTGGCTCAGAGATTGAAGGAATATGCCAATGCCGAAACAGG GTTGGACAAATATGCCATCTCCAAATACGCAGAGAGCTTCGAGTTTGTACCCAAAACCCTTGCCGACAACGCTGGCCTGAATGCGATGGAAATCATTGCTTCTCTGTACACTGGACACGGATCTGGAAACACAAAGCTAGGCATTGACCTGGAGGAAGGTGCTTGTAAAGATGTCTCAGAGACAAAAGTGTGGGATCTTTTTGCAACCAA GTTATTTGCTCTTAAGTACGCTTCTGATGCTGCATGCACGGTGCTTCGTGTAGACCAG ATTATAATGGCGAAGCAAGCAGGTGGACCAAGGAGAGACGCTGCAGCAGCCGCTGGTGCTGGCGCAGAGGAAGACTAA
- the LOC106443878 gene encoding pyruvate kinase, cytosolic isozyme-like, whose product MEKILDGKTNGALKKTKVVCTLGPVSRSVEMIEKLLKAGMNVARFNFSHGTHEYHQGTLDNLRIAMKNTGILCAVMLDTKGPEIRTGFLKEGKPVQLTHGQELTISTDYTLEGDSNTISMSYKKLAEDLSPGKVILCSDGTISLTVLSCDKANGLVRCRCENSATLGEKKNVNLPGVVVDLPTLTEKDQEDILKWGVPNKIDIIALSFVRKGSDLDLVRKLLGEHAKSIVLMSKVENQEGVMNFDEILKKSDAFMVARGDLGMEIPIERIFQAQKMMISRANAVGKPVVTATQMLESMTKSPLPTRAEATDVANAVLDGTDCVMLSGETAAGAHPEAAVKIMARICKVAEDTIDYEAVHERIQEAVPLPLSPIEDLAASAVSKAKIHNAKAIVVLTKGGYTAALVAKYRPSVPILSVAVADDRESRCSVSVARRGLIYRGIVPVVATGESTEERTRYAMEFAKEKGICKSGDSVVLLHYIDGSSVLKILPVE is encoded by the exons atggAAAAGATACTTGACGGAAAAACTAATGGAGCACTCAAGAAGACCAAGGTCGTGTGTACTCTTGGACCAGTGTCCAGGTCTGTTGAGATGATCGAGAAGCTCCTCAAAGCTGGTATGAACGTAGCCCGTTTCAACTTCTCTCATGGCACTCACGAGTACCACCAAGGAACTCTCGATAACCTCAGAATCGCCATGAAGAACACTGGCATTCTATGTGCCGTCATGCTTGACACAAAG GGTCCTGAGATTCGAACCGGATTCCTCAAAGAAGGCAAACCGGTTCAGCTAACTCATGGTCAAGAGCTCACAATCTCAACTGACTACACATTGGAAGGAGATTCAAACACAATCTCCATGAGCTACAAGAAGCTTGCAGAGGATCTCAGCCCAGGGAAGGTGATTCTATGTTCAGACGGTACAATCTCTCTAACCGTCTTGTCATGCGACAAGGCCAACGGTCTTGTCCGTTGCCGTTGTGAGAACTCAGCAACCCTAGGAGAGAAAAAGAACGTTAACCTCCCAGGAGTTGTAGTTGACCTCCCAACGCTCACAGAGAAAGACCAAGAAGATATTCTCAAGTGGGGAGTTCCTAACAAGATCGATATCATCGCTCTCTCCTTTGTTCGTAAAGGTTCTGATCTTGACCTAGTAAGGAAGTTACTTGGAGAGCACGCAAAGAGTATTGTGCTTATGTCAAAG GTTGAGAATCAAGAAGGAGTGATGAACTTCGACGAGATTTTAAAGAAGTCTGATGCGTTCATGGTGGCTAGAGGAGATCTAGGGATGGAGATTCCGATCGAGAGGATCTTCCAAGCTCAGAAGATGATGATATCGAGAGCCAACGCTGTCGGAAAACCAGTTGTGACAGCCACGCAGATGCTCGAGTCTATGACGAAATCTCCTCTTCCGACAAGAGCCGAAGCGACAGACGTGGCCAACGCTGTCCTCGACGGCACGGACTGCGTCATGCTCAGCGGAGAAACCGCCGCCGGGGCCCACCCTGAAGCCGCCGTGAAGATCATGGCGAGAATCTGTAAAGTGGCAGAGGACACTATAGACTACGAAGCTGTGCACGAGAGGATACAAGAAGCTGTTCCCTTGCCGCTCTCTCCTATCGAGGACTTGGCAGCTTCCGCCGTGTCCAAGGCCAAGATTCACAACGCCAAGGCGATTGTGGTGCTCACTAAAGGCGGCTACACGGCGGCGCTTGTGGCAAAGTACAGGCCTAGCGTTCCGATTCTGTCGGTGGCTGTGGCGGATGATCGTGAGTCGAGGTGCTCTGTTTCGGTGGCGAGACGTGGGTTGATTTACCGTGGTATCGTTCCGGTGGTTGCGACCGGTGAGTCAACGGAGGAGAGGACGAGATACGCGATGGAGTTTGCGAAGGAGAAGGGGATCTGTAAGAGTGGAGACTCGGTTGTCTTGTTGCATTACATTGATGGTTCCTCTGTTCTTAAGATACTCCCTGTTGAGTAG
- the LOC106438973 gene encoding glyceraldehyde-3-phosphate dehydrogenase, cytosolic-like, whose product MAGGKIKIGINGFGRIGRLVARVVLQRDDVELVAVNDPFITTEYMTYMFKYDSVHGQWKHNELKVKDEKTLLFGEKPVTVFGIRNPEDIPWGEAGADFVVESTGVFTDKDKAAAHLKGGAKKVVISAPSKDAPMFVVGVNEHEYKSNLDIVSNASCTTNCLAPLAKVINDRFGIVEGLMTTVHSITATQKTVDGPSMKDWRGGRAASFNIIPSSTGAAKAVGKVLPQLNGKLTGMSFRVPTVDVSVVDLTVRLEKAATYDQIKKAIKEESEGKLKGILGYTEDDVVSTDFIGDSRSSIFDAKAGIALSDNFVKLVSWYDNEWGYSTRVVDLIVHMSKA is encoded by the exons ATGG CTGGCGGTAAGATCAAGATCGGAATCAACG GATTCGGAAGAATCGGTCGTTTGGTTGCTAGAgttgttcttcagagagacgaCGTTGAGCTCGTAGCCGTCAACGATCCCTTCATCACCACTGAGTACATG ACGTACATGTTCAAGTACGACAGTGTTCACGGTCAATGGAAACACAATGAGCTCAAGGTTAAGGATGAGAAGACTCTTCTCTTTGGTGAGAAGCCAGTCACTGTCTTCGGCATTAG GAACCCTGAGGATATCCCATGGGGTGAAGCTGGAGCTGACTTTGTTGTTGAGTCTACCGGTGTCTTCACTGACAAGGACAAAGCTGCTGCTCACTTGAAG GGTGGTGCTAAGAAGGTTGTCATCTCTGCTCCGAGCAAGGACGCTCCCATGTTTGTTGTTGGTGTCAACGAGCACGAGTACAAGTCCAACCTTGACATTGTGTCCAACGCTAGTTGCACCACTAACTGCCTTGCTCCCCTTGCCAAG GTTATCAACGACAGGTTCGGAATTGTTGAGGGTCTTATGACTACCGTTCACTCTATCACTG CTACTCAGAAGACTGTTGATGGACCATCAATGAAGGACTGGAGAGGTGGAAGAGCTGCTTCATTCAACATCATTCCCAGCAGCACTGGAGCTGCCAAGGCCGTTGGAAAGGTGCTTCCACAGCTCAATGGAAAGTTGACCGGAATGTCCTTCCGTGTTCCCACCGTTGATGTCTCAGTTGTTGACCTAACGGTTAGACTCGAGAAAGCTGCAACCTACGACCAAATCAAGAAGGCTATCAA GGAGGAATCTGAAGGAAAGCTAAAGGGAATCCTTGGTTACACCGAAGACGATGTGGTCTCAACTGACTTCATTGGTGACAGCAGGTCGAGCATTTTTGACGCAAAGGCTGGAATCGCATTGAGTGACAACTTCGTGAAGCTGGTGTCGTGGTATGACAACGAATGGGGCTACAGTACCCGTGTCGTCGACTTGATCGTTCACATGTCAAAGGCCTAA